CGGTGATAATGATGAAAACGGCAAACATCCGTTTGAGTACCGCGTCGGAAATTCCGAAAACAATCTGTGACCCGATCACGGCACCGACCACTCCGCCGACAGCGAGCAGGCCGAGCAGTTTAAGATTCATTTCGACTTCCGGATTGAAGTAATAGCGGAGCGCACCGACCAGCGCCATCGGCACCATCAACGCCAGCGCCATGCCCTGCGCGCTTTTCTGGCCGAAGGCAAAGGCAATGGTGAGAATCGGAATCATCAGAATGCCGGAACCGACTCCGAACATGGAACTCAGGATTCCGGCGGCCAGTCCGGCGATGATGTAAAGATACCACTGTTCCATTTCAGGACTCCTCTCGCGTTATTTTTCCGTCCTTCAACACAAAAACCGCATCGGCCAGCTCACGCGCCTCGACCGGATTGTGCGTGATGTGCAAAGCGGTGACGCCGCTTTCGACCTGTACGCGCCGGAGCAGTTCATACATTTCGCTGCGCGTCCCTTCGTCCACTGCGCTCAGCGGTTCGTCGAGCAACAGAATCTGCGGACGGAACGACAGGGCGCGGCCCAGCGCGACGCGCTGGCGTTCGCCGCCGCTCAGTCCGAACGGACGGCGGTGCAGCAGGTGCGTAATGCCGAGCAGTTCGGCCAGTTCCTGTACGCGCTGTTCGACGGCTTCGCGTTTTTCGTGCCTGATTTCCAATGCAAAAGCAAGATGCTCACGCACCGTCATGGTGGAAAACAGCGCGCCGTCCTGCGGAACATAACCGATGCCGCGCGCCGCCGGACTGGCGTTTGTAACGTCATTCCCAGCCAGAAAAATCTTTCCGCTTTCGACCGGCTTCAGTCCGATGATGGCTTCAAGCAATGTCGTCTTGCCGGAGCCGGTACGGCCCATCAGTGCGCCGTAGCAACCGGCAGGCACATGGAGCGAGACTTCCGCGATGGAGAAGCCGCCGGCGCGCACCGTTATATTTTCAATACGGATCATACCATCACATCCCTTGAGCCCCAGATGCGGGTGATGAGCAGTACGACGACTGCCGCAAAGACCATGATGAGCGAAACGGCGACCGCCGCTTCCAGATCGCCAATGCTCATTTCGAGAAAGACGGTGGTGGAAAGCACCTCGGTTTTATTGCGGGTGGCTCCGGCG
The genomic region above belongs to Kiritimatiellaceae bacterium and contains:
- a CDS encoding sulfite exporter TauE/SafE family protein; protein product: MEQWYLYIIAGLAAGILSSMFGVGSGILMIPILTIAFAFGQKSAQGMALALMVPMALVGALRYYFNPEVEMNLKLLGLLAVGGVVGAVIGSQIVFGISDAVLKRMFAVFIIITGIHMFMKSYSNPADKSSHGQTVEDSSDKTG
- a CDS encoding ATP-binding cassette domain-containing protein; amino-acid sequence: MIRIENITVRAGGFSIAEVSLHVPAGCYGALMGRTGSGKTTLLEAIIGLKPVESGKIFLAGNDVTNASPAARGIGYVPQDGALFSTMTVREHLAFALEIRHEKREAVEQRVQELAELLGITHLLHRRPFGLSGGERQRVALGRALSFRPQILLLDEPLSAVDEGTRSEMYELLRRVQVESGVTALHITHNPVEARELADAVFVLKDGKITREES